A window of Oncorhynchus tshawytscha isolate Ot180627B linkage group LG10, Otsh_v2.0, whole genome shotgun sequence contains these coding sequences:
- the LOC112260446 gene encoding protein SMG7-like isoform X5, with protein MNQCGQYLSRQAEALKADMTDSKLGAAEVWTSRQALQDLYQKMLVTDLEYALDKKVEQDLWNHAFKNQITTLQSQAKNRANPNRSEVQANLSLFLEAASGFYTQLLQELCTVFNVDLPCRVKSSQLGIISNKQTNPSTIVKPQPSSCSYICQHCLVHLGDIARYRNQTSQAESYYRHAAQLVPSNGQPYNQLAILASSKGDHLTTIFYYCRSIAVKFPFPAASTNLQKALTKAIESHDEVKTKWSMSDFIKAFIKFHGHVYLSKSLEKLNNLREKLEEQFQRLIRQKAFSSQQLVHITIINLFELHHLRDFGNEADDQSFSSDEQIGWFQLLGLFMSFLGIMCSQALLNKNRGEEIMGECPLPAIKVSLDWLKLRSTVFQDSAVNKRQYVWPWLVSILNSFQPKEDDVSCASVTPLPEEFELQGFLALRPALRILDFTKGHQGVAVDKEGLPVRARHQRLISLGKWVADNQPGLIQYKFSDSLLLFITDIEELTIEEPQEKDAPVLQESSNGEQTPNEGNMGLKSVLSMGKTQNSVLEIGERPVVTFKENIKPQEQSREPSRNQHHKDAGKERRDFGKGNGALGKGEQKRDGKRKSEVKKNSHEKAADAGKQVKAQPEMRTPVSEARKTPVTQTQTTCSSQFIPIHHPGAFPPLPSRPGFPSPSYVIPPPVAFSMNPGFTFSTGMSVSGPFLQPVSHPQQPGAQQVQVQAGKPSHIPYSQQRPAGPGAMNQGPPQGQQGPPQQQPSQAQQSMQQSVQLQALAQQQQQQSPTKPVQPVQLGKSPPHHPGMHQQYMQVDQAGQMWGQHQGQPTMQKMQAMQVPVKQPYYGMPPQDSLKLFEQHPVQTVGQMPMQPQQQNSMDKKMKYPDVKMQDFYWELPYRMGDNRQTVVERMGKRPPPGVFHPDQDNAPRGPPFESRMESGAEVMGQSSSLMPLSGFPIQESSYQNSIFSQAYGKNMSPNPKPDAPMLHQEPSLYSLFEGTPWSPSLPASSDHSTPASQSPHSSNPSSLPSSPPTHNHGSIPFSNFGPIGTPDSRDRRMVDRWKLEKTGAVSGFGLDYLPAVSSSTDHRAPENSWHQGNAPSSSWAAQESPMEDSSTVLLDSLKSIWSSSMMQPGPSALEQLLMQQKQKQQRGHGTMNPPH; from the exons ATGAACCAATGCGGCCAATATTTAAG caggcaggcagaggccCTGAAGGCTGACATGACAG ATTCTAAGCTTGGCGCAGCAGAGGTCTGGACTTCAAGGCAGGCTCTTCAGGACTTGTACCAGAAGATGCTGGTGACTGACCTGGAGTATGCTTTGGACAAGAAAGTGGAGCAAGATCT CTGGAATCATGCTTTTAAGAATCAAATAACAACACTACAGAGTCAAGCCAAGAACAGAGCCAACCCCAATAGAAGTGAGGTGCAGGCCAATCTGTCCTTGTTTCTCGAAGCAGCTAGTGGATTTTACACACAA TTACTACAGGAGCTGTGTACCGTGTTCAACGTGGATTTGCCGTGTCGTGTGAAATCATCTCAGCTTGGAATTATCAGCAATAAACAGACCAACCCCAGCACCATTGTAAAACCCCAACCTAGCTCTTGCTCTTATATCTGCCAGCATTGTCTTGTCCACCTTGGCGACATTG CACGATATCGCAACCAAACCAGCCAGGCAGAGTCCTATTACAGACATGCAGCTCAACTTGTCCCCTCAAATG GTCAGCCTTACAATCAGCTGGCCATCCTGGCCTCCTCTAAAGGGGACCACCTCACAACGATATTCTACTACTGCAGGAGCATCGCCGTCAAGTTCCCTTTCCCTGCAGCCTCCACCAACCTGCAGAAAGCTCTCACTAAAGCTATTGAAAG CCACGATGAGGTCAAAACAAAGTGGAGTATGTCAGATTTCATCAAGGCCTTCATCAAGTTCCACGGTCACGTTTACCTGAGCAAGAGTTTGGAGAAACTCAACAACCTGAGGGAGAAGCTGGAAGAGCAGTTTCAG AGGCTGATTCGACAGAAAGCCTTCAGCTCCCAGCAGCTGGTCCACATCACGATTATCAACCTGTTTGAGCTGCACCATCTGAGGGACTTTGGCAACGAAGCAGATGACCAGAGCTTCAGCTCCGATGAGCAAATCGGCTGGTTCCAACTTCTCGGCCTCTTCA TGTCATTTCTGGGTATCATGTGTAGCCAAGCATTACTGAATAAGAACCGAGGAGAGGAGATCATGGGAGAATGCCCACTGCCGGCCATCAAGGTGTCTCTGGACTGGCTCAAACTGCGATCCACTGTTTTTCAGGACAGTGCTGTGAACAAACGACAGTA TGTTTGGCCTTGGCTGGTGTCCATTCTGAACAGTTTCCAACCGAAGGAAGATGATGTTTCCTGTGCATCAG TGACTCCACTTCCAGAGGAGTTTGAACTGCAGGGGTTTCTGGCTCTCCGGCCAGCTCTACG GATCCTTGACTTCACTAAAGGCCACCAGGGCGTTGCTGTGGACAAGGAGGGTCTGCCAGTCCGTGCCCGTCACCAGAGGCTCATCAGTCTAGGGAAATGGGTGGCAGACAACCAACCAGG GCTGATTCAGTACAAGTTCAGCGACAGTCTGCTGTTGTTCATCACTGACATTGAGGAGCTGACAATTGAGGAGCCCCAGGAGAAGGATGCCCCTGTGCTCCAGGAGTCCTCCAATGGAGAGCAGACTCCCAACGAGGGCAACATGGGTCTGAAGTCAGTCCTATCCATGGGCAAGACCCAGAACAGTGTGTTGGAGATCGGCGAGAGACCCGTAGTGACTTTCAAGGAGAACATCAAGCCCCAGGAGCAGAGCAGGGAGCCCAGCCGCAACCAGCACCATAAGGATGCAGGGAAGGAACGGAGGGACTTCGGCAAAGGTAACGGAGCGCTGGGAAAAGGAGAGCAGAAGAGGGATGGCAAGAGGAAGAGTGAGGTGAAGAAGAACAGCCATGAGAAGGCTGCagatgcagggaaacag GTGAAAGCCCAGCCGGAGATGAGGACACCCGTGTCTGAGGCCCGGAAGACTCCAGTCACTCAGACCCAGACTACCTGCTCCTCCCAGTTCATCCCCATCCACCACCCGGGAGCCTTCCCTCCCCTGCCCAGCCGACCAG GTTTCCCTTCTCCGTCTTATGTGATCCCTCCTCCTGTGGCGTTCTCCATGAACCCTGGCTTCACCTTCTCTACAGGCATGTCTGTCTCCGGGCCATTCCTACAGCCGGTCTCCCACCCTCAGCAGCCTGGCGCCCAGCAG GTCCAGGTCCAGGCTGGGAAGCCGTCGCACATTCCATACAGCCAGCAGAGGCCAGCAGGGCCGGGGGCCATGAACCAGGGGCCCCCCCAGGGCCAACAGGGTCCTCCCCAGCAGCAGCCCTCCCAGGCCCAGCAGTCCATGCAGCAGTCGGTGCAGCTTCAGGCTCTggcccaacaacaacagcagcagtcgCCCACTAAGCCTGTGCAGCCAGTACAGCTGGGCAAAAGCCCACCTCACCATCCAGGGATGCATCAG CAGTACATGCAGGTTGACCAGGCTGGCCAGATGTGGGGCCAGCACCAGGGGCAGCCCACCATGCAGAAGATGCAGGCCATGCAGGTGCCTGTCAAGCAGCCCTACTATGGCATGCCACCCCAGGACTCCCTGAAGCTTTTCGAGCAACACCCTGTGCAAACTGTTGGGCAAATGCCCATGCAGCCACAGCAGCAGAACAGCATGGACAAGAAGATGAAGTACCCGGATGTGAAAATGCAGGATTTTTACTGGGAGCTTCCCTACCGCATGGGGGATAACAGACAGACGGTGGTGGAGAGGATGGGCAAGCGGCCGCCCCCAGGGGTCTTCCACCCAGACCAGGACAACGCACCCAGAGGACCTCCCTTTGAG TCCAGAATGGAGAGTGGTGCTGAGGTGATGGGCCAGTCGTCTTCTCTCATGCCCTTATCTGGGTTTCCAATTCAG gAGAGTTCCTATCAAAACAGCATTTTCAGCCAGGCGTATGGGAAAAACATGTCTCCCAACCCCAAGCCTGATGCTCCCATGCTGCACCAGGAACCttctctgtactccctgtttgaAGGAACTCCATGGTCCCCGTCCCTTCCCGCCAGCTCAG ATCACTCTACACCAGCAAGCCAGTCCCCTCACTCTTCCAACCCAAGCAGTTTACCATCttccccacccacacacaaccacGGCTCCATCCCCTTCTCTAACTTCGGCCCCATAGGAACGCCCGACAGCCGAGACAGGAGGATGGTCGACCGCTGGAAGTTGGAAAAAACTG GAGCTGTGAGTGGGTTTGGTTTGGACTACCTGCCTGCTGTGTCATCCTCTACAGATCACCGAGCCCCCGAGAACAGCTGGCACCAGGGAAACGCCCCCAGCAGCTCCTGGGCGGCCCAGGAGTCGCCCATGGAAGACTCCTCCACTGTGCTCCTTGACAGTCTGAAG tccatctggtcCAGCTCAATGATGCAGCCGGGGCCGTCGGCTTTGGAGCAGCTCCTCATGCAGCAGAAGCAGAAGCAGCAGAGGGGCCACGGCACCATGAACCCTCCACACTGA
- the LOC112260446 gene encoding protein SMG7-like isoform X1 — protein MNQCGQYLSRQAEALKADMTDSKLGAAEVWTSRQALQDLYQKMLVTDLEYALDKKVEQDLWNHAFKNQITTLQSQAKNRANPNRSEVQANLSLFLEAASGFYTQLLQELCTVFNVDLPCRVKSSQLGIISNKQTNPSTIVKPQPSSCSYICQHCLVHLGDIARYRNQTSQAESYYRHAAQLVPSNGQPYNQLAILASSKGDHLTTIFYYCRSIAVKFPFPAASTNLQKALTKAIESHDEVKTKWSMSDFIKAFIKFHGHVYLSKSLEKLNNLREKLEEQFQRLIRQKAFSSQQLVHITIINLFELHHLRDFGNEADDQSFSSDEQIGWFQLLGLFMSFLGIMCSQALLNKNRGEEIMGECPLPAIKVSLDWLKLRSTVFQDSAVNKRQYVWPWLVSILNSFQPKEDDVSCASVTPLPEEFELQGFLALRPALRILDFTKGHQGVAVDKEGLPVRARHQRLISLGKWVADNQPGLIQYKFSDSLLLFITDIEELTIEEPQEKDAPVLQESSNGEQTPNEGNMGLKSVLSMGKTQNSVLEIGERPVVTFKENIKPQEQSREPSRNQHHKDAGKERRDFGKGNGALGKGEQKRDGKRKSEVKKNSHEKAADAGKQVKAQPEMRTPVSEARKTPVTQTQTTCSSQFIPIHHPGAFPPLPSRPGFPSPSYVIPPPVAFSMNPGFTFSTGMSVSGPFLQPVSHPQQPGAQQVQVQAGKPSHIPYSQQRPAGPGAMNQGPPQGQQGPPQQQPSQAQQSMQQSVQLQALAQQQQQQSPTKPVQPVQLGKSPPHHPGMHQQYMQVDQAGQMWGQHQGQPTMQKMQAMQVPVKQPYYGMPPQDSLKLFEQHPVQTVGQMPMQPQQQNSMDKKMKYPDVKMQDFYWELPYRMGDNRQTVVERMGKRPPPGVFHPDQDNAPRGPPFEDNKSSPLLPPDLLKSLSNFEEEELVFTKPHGFYQALASPLSTAPGRNLFSRMESGAEVMGQSSSLMPLSGFPIQESSYQNSIFSQAYGKNMSPNPKPDAPMLHQEPSLYSLFEGTPWSPSLPASSDHSTPASQSPHSSNPSSLPSSPPTHNHGSIPFSNFGPIGTPDSRDRRMVDRWKLEKTGAVSGFGLDYLPAVSSSTDHRAPENSWHQGNAPSSSWAAQESPMEDSSTVLLDSLKSIWSSSMMQPGPSALEQLLMQQKQKQQRGHGTMNPPH, from the exons ATGAACCAATGCGGCCAATATTTAAG caggcaggcagaggccCTGAAGGCTGACATGACAG ATTCTAAGCTTGGCGCAGCAGAGGTCTGGACTTCAAGGCAGGCTCTTCAGGACTTGTACCAGAAGATGCTGGTGACTGACCTGGAGTATGCTTTGGACAAGAAAGTGGAGCAAGATCT CTGGAATCATGCTTTTAAGAATCAAATAACAACACTACAGAGTCAAGCCAAGAACAGAGCCAACCCCAATAGAAGTGAGGTGCAGGCCAATCTGTCCTTGTTTCTCGAAGCAGCTAGTGGATTTTACACACAA TTACTACAGGAGCTGTGTACCGTGTTCAACGTGGATTTGCCGTGTCGTGTGAAATCATCTCAGCTTGGAATTATCAGCAATAAACAGACCAACCCCAGCACCATTGTAAAACCCCAACCTAGCTCTTGCTCTTATATCTGCCAGCATTGTCTTGTCCACCTTGGCGACATTG CACGATATCGCAACCAAACCAGCCAGGCAGAGTCCTATTACAGACATGCAGCTCAACTTGTCCCCTCAAATG GTCAGCCTTACAATCAGCTGGCCATCCTGGCCTCCTCTAAAGGGGACCACCTCACAACGATATTCTACTACTGCAGGAGCATCGCCGTCAAGTTCCCTTTCCCTGCAGCCTCCACCAACCTGCAGAAAGCTCTCACTAAAGCTATTGAAAG CCACGATGAGGTCAAAACAAAGTGGAGTATGTCAGATTTCATCAAGGCCTTCATCAAGTTCCACGGTCACGTTTACCTGAGCAAGAGTTTGGAGAAACTCAACAACCTGAGGGAGAAGCTGGAAGAGCAGTTTCAG AGGCTGATTCGACAGAAAGCCTTCAGCTCCCAGCAGCTGGTCCACATCACGATTATCAACCTGTTTGAGCTGCACCATCTGAGGGACTTTGGCAACGAAGCAGATGACCAGAGCTTCAGCTCCGATGAGCAAATCGGCTGGTTCCAACTTCTCGGCCTCTTCA TGTCATTTCTGGGTATCATGTGTAGCCAAGCATTACTGAATAAGAACCGAGGAGAGGAGATCATGGGAGAATGCCCACTGCCGGCCATCAAGGTGTCTCTGGACTGGCTCAAACTGCGATCCACTGTTTTTCAGGACAGTGCTGTGAACAAACGACAGTA TGTTTGGCCTTGGCTGGTGTCCATTCTGAACAGTTTCCAACCGAAGGAAGATGATGTTTCCTGTGCATCAG TGACTCCACTTCCAGAGGAGTTTGAACTGCAGGGGTTTCTGGCTCTCCGGCCAGCTCTACG GATCCTTGACTTCACTAAAGGCCACCAGGGCGTTGCTGTGGACAAGGAGGGTCTGCCAGTCCGTGCCCGTCACCAGAGGCTCATCAGTCTAGGGAAATGGGTGGCAGACAACCAACCAGG GCTGATTCAGTACAAGTTCAGCGACAGTCTGCTGTTGTTCATCACTGACATTGAGGAGCTGACAATTGAGGAGCCCCAGGAGAAGGATGCCCCTGTGCTCCAGGAGTCCTCCAATGGAGAGCAGACTCCCAACGAGGGCAACATGGGTCTGAAGTCAGTCCTATCCATGGGCAAGACCCAGAACAGTGTGTTGGAGATCGGCGAGAGACCCGTAGTGACTTTCAAGGAGAACATCAAGCCCCAGGAGCAGAGCAGGGAGCCCAGCCGCAACCAGCACCATAAGGATGCAGGGAAGGAACGGAGGGACTTCGGCAAAGGTAACGGAGCGCTGGGAAAAGGAGAGCAGAAGAGGGATGGCAAGAGGAAGAGTGAGGTGAAGAAGAACAGCCATGAGAAGGCTGCagatgcagggaaacag GTGAAAGCCCAGCCGGAGATGAGGACACCCGTGTCTGAGGCCCGGAAGACTCCAGTCACTCAGACCCAGACTACCTGCTCCTCCCAGTTCATCCCCATCCACCACCCGGGAGCCTTCCCTCCCCTGCCCAGCCGACCAG GTTTCCCTTCTCCGTCTTATGTGATCCCTCCTCCTGTGGCGTTCTCCATGAACCCTGGCTTCACCTTCTCTACAGGCATGTCTGTCTCCGGGCCATTCCTACAGCCGGTCTCCCACCCTCAGCAGCCTGGCGCCCAGCAG GTCCAGGTCCAGGCTGGGAAGCCGTCGCACATTCCATACAGCCAGCAGAGGCCAGCAGGGCCGGGGGCCATGAACCAGGGGCCCCCCCAGGGCCAACAGGGTCCTCCCCAGCAGCAGCCCTCCCAGGCCCAGCAGTCCATGCAGCAGTCGGTGCAGCTTCAGGCTCTggcccaacaacaacagcagcagtcgCCCACTAAGCCTGTGCAGCCAGTACAGCTGGGCAAAAGCCCACCTCACCATCCAGGGATGCATCAG CAGTACATGCAGGTTGACCAGGCTGGCCAGATGTGGGGCCAGCACCAGGGGCAGCCCACCATGCAGAAGATGCAGGCCATGCAGGTGCCTGTCAAGCAGCCCTACTATGGCATGCCACCCCAGGACTCCCTGAAGCTTTTCGAGCAACACCCTGTGCAAACTGTTGGGCAAATGCCCATGCAGCCACAGCAGCAGAACAGCATGGACAAGAAGATGAAGTACCCGGATGTGAAAATGCAGGATTTTTACTGGGAGCTTCCCTACCGCATGGGGGATAACAGACAGACGGTGGTGGAGAGGATGGGCAAGCGGCCGCCCCCAGGGGTCTTCCACCCAGACCAGGACAACGCACCCAGAGGACCTCCCTTTGAG GACAACAAGAGCTCCCCTCTTCTGCCTCCAGACCTTTTAAAAAGTCTATCAAATTTTGAGGAGGAAGAGCTGGTCTTTACTAAGCCTCATGGTTTCTACCAGGCCTTGGCGAGTCCTCTTAGCACTGCTCCAGGAAGAAACCTATTT TCCAGAATGGAGAGTGGTGCTGAGGTGATGGGCCAGTCGTCTTCTCTCATGCCCTTATCTGGGTTTCCAATTCAG gAGAGTTCCTATCAAAACAGCATTTTCAGCCAGGCGTATGGGAAAAACATGTCTCCCAACCCCAAGCCTGATGCTCCCATGCTGCACCAGGAACCttctctgtactccctgtttgaAGGAACTCCATGGTCCCCGTCCCTTCCCGCCAGCTCAG ATCACTCTACACCAGCAAGCCAGTCCCCTCACTCTTCCAACCCAAGCAGTTTACCATCttccccacccacacacaaccacGGCTCCATCCCCTTCTCTAACTTCGGCCCCATAGGAACGCCCGACAGCCGAGACAGGAGGATGGTCGACCGCTGGAAGTTGGAAAAAACTG GAGCTGTGAGTGGGTTTGGTTTGGACTACCTGCCTGCTGTGTCATCCTCTACAGATCACCGAGCCCCCGAGAACAGCTGGCACCAGGGAAACGCCCCCAGCAGCTCCTGGGCGGCCCAGGAGTCGCCCATGGAAGACTCCTCCACTGTGCTCCTTGACAGTCTGAAG tccatctggtcCAGCTCAATGATGCAGCCGGGGCCGTCGGCTTTGGAGCAGCTCCTCATGCAGCAGAAGCAGAAGCAGCAGAGGGGCCACGGCACCATGAACCCTCCACACTGA